One window from the genome of Spiractinospora alimapuensis encodes:
- the gcvPA gene encoding aminomethyl-transferring glycine dehydrogenase subunit GcvPA, translating into MKERVAHRYMANSVPAIKQEMLDAIGAGSVEELFSQLPTEHRLSRPLDLPPALSEGELRRHLVDTLAKNGTTERYLSFLGAGCWQHHVPAAVDEVVRRNEWLTSVSGEPSSDHGRNQAWFEFCSQLGELLTMDLVGMPVRSWGVAAGHAIRMASRITGRDEVAVVRAIDPERLSVIRNYCEPVEMPSHISVRLVAFDPETGLMDLDDLREVVGERTAAVYFETPSYLGVIEHQGSEIAAIAHAAGAQTIVGVDPISLGVLAPPVDYGADIVVGTTQPLGVRMNTGGGVGGFIASRDEEAYARQYPTLFVSVTDTAKEGEYGFGLALFEQTSYGLREKGKDWTGHSVYMWAIANAVYMALMGPEGFKDVGELILRRAHYAARRIAMIDGVRVAFPSGFFKEFVVDFTDTGRSVVDINKELRAHGIFGGKDLSRDFPELGQSALFCVTEVHTQADLQRLADTLSEVTAR; encoded by the coding sequence GTGAAGGAACGAGTAGCACACCGGTACATGGCCAACTCGGTACCGGCGATCAAGCAGGAGATGTTGGACGCGATCGGTGCGGGCTCGGTGGAGGAGCTGTTCAGCCAGCTCCCGACCGAGCACCGCCTCTCGCGTCCCCTCGACCTGCCTCCCGCGTTGTCCGAGGGCGAACTGCGACGTCACCTCGTCGACACGCTGGCGAAGAACGGGACCACCGAGCGGTATCTCAGTTTTCTCGGTGCCGGATGTTGGCAACACCATGTGCCCGCGGCCGTCGACGAGGTGGTGCGCCGCAACGAGTGGCTCACCTCGGTCTCCGGTGAACCGAGTTCCGATCACGGGCGCAACCAGGCGTGGTTCGAGTTCTGCAGTCAGCTCGGCGAACTCCTCACGATGGATCTGGTCGGCATGCCGGTCCGCAGTTGGGGAGTCGCCGCGGGGCACGCGATCCGGATGGCGTCACGCATCACCGGGAGGGACGAGGTCGCGGTGGTTCGGGCGATCGACCCAGAGCGGCTCTCGGTCATCCGCAACTACTGTGAACCGGTCGAGATGCCGAGCCACATCTCGGTCCGCCTCGTCGCGTTCGATCCCGAGACGGGTCTGATGGACCTGGACGATCTGCGTGAGGTCGTCGGCGAGAGGACGGCCGCGGTCTACTTCGAAACCCCCTCCTACCTCGGCGTGATCGAGCACCAAGGGTCGGAGATCGCGGCCATCGCGCACGCCGCCGGAGCCCAGACGATCGTCGGCGTCGATCCGATCTCGCTCGGTGTGTTGGCGCCACCCGTCGACTATGGGGCCGACATCGTCGTTGGTACCACCCAACCCCTCGGCGTGCGTATGAATACGGGCGGTGGCGTAGGCGGCTTCATCGCGTCGCGGGACGAGGAAGCCTACGCCCGCCAGTACCCGACGCTGTTCGTCAGCGTCACGGACACGGCGAAGGAAGGCGAGTACGGCTTCGGCCTCGCCCTGTTCGAGCAGACTTCCTACGGTCTGCGTGAGAAGGGCAAGGACTGGACCGGTCACTCGGTCTACATGTGGGCGATCGCCAACGCCGTCTACATGGCGCTGATGGGTCCCGAGGGTTTCAAGGACGTGGGTGAGCTGATCCTGCGGCGTGCCCACTACGCCGCGCGGCGTATCGCCATGATCGACGGCGTGCGTGTGGCCTTCCCCTCGGGCTTCTTCAAGGAGTTCGTCGTGGACTTCACCGACACCGGGCGCAGCGTCGTCGACATCAACAAGGAGCTGCGCGCGCACGGGATCTTCGGAGGCAAGGACCTGTCGCGTGACTTCCCCGAGCTCGGGCAGAGTGCCCTCTTCTGCGTCACCGAAGTACACACCCAGGCTGACCTACAGCGTCTCGCCGACACTCTCTCGGAGGTAACAGCACGATGA
- the gcvPB gene encoding aminomethyl-transferring glycine dehydrogenase subunit GcvPB, with translation MSATLREYHAPVWNEPVIMEMGYPGRRGVAVPEAEEEVGAEVGEATDLIPAAMRRHDRPALPEVSEPEVLYHYLRLSQQTLGMMGVSLFGTCTMKYNPQVNEAIAWRPEVTEVHPYQDDDTLQGTLEIVHRFDNILREMSGMDQFVFQAGGGADAAYTSCAVTRAYHASRGELEQRDEIITTIQTHPSNAATAAAAGFKVITLMLDEDGYPSLDALKAAVSDRTAALMVNNPDDMGVYNPEMREWVRVVHEAGGLCFYDSANFNGMMSKVRAREIGFDACMFMLHKTFGAPKSGVGGPAVGAYGCSAELAPFVPTPVVAHDGERYYLDHDRPKSCGKIREFWGNVPVVLKAYAWIRAMGAEGVAEASDISVLANNYMERGLLAIRGVTRSHPDATSPRLEMTRYSLAQMKEETGVDVHDVQNRMTDFGVDAMWTSHEPWLIPEPFTPEAGEMYGKEALDTWIAVLARISDEAYSDPEILKTAPHNQAVHRLDHETMEDPARWAMTWRAYLRKRANTVTEG, from the coding sequence ATGAGCGCCACCCTTCGCGAATACCACGCCCCGGTGTGGAACGAACCGGTCATCATGGAGATGGGCTACCCCGGTCGCCGGGGCGTGGCCGTACCAGAGGCCGAGGAAGAGGTAGGCGCCGAGGTCGGAGAAGCCACTGACCTGATCCCCGCCGCCATGCGACGACATGACCGGCCGGCACTGCCCGAGGTCTCGGAGCCGGAGGTGCTCTACCACTACTTGCGGCTGTCACAACAGACGCTCGGCATGATGGGCGTCAGCCTCTTCGGCACCTGCACGATGAAATACAACCCGCAGGTGAACGAGGCGATCGCATGGCGTCCCGAGGTCACCGAAGTACATCCCTACCAGGACGACGACACCTTGCAGGGAACCCTTGAGATCGTGCACAGGTTCGACAACATCCTGCGCGAGATGTCGGGCATGGACCAGTTCGTCTTCCAGGCCGGCGGTGGCGCCGACGCCGCGTACACGAGCTGCGCCGTGACGCGCGCCTACCACGCGTCCCGCGGGGAACTGGAACAGCGCGACGAGATCATCACTACGATCCAGACACACCCATCGAACGCCGCGACCGCCGCGGCCGCGGGTTTCAAGGTCATTACCCTGATGCTCGACGAGGACGGCTACCCGTCGCTGGACGCGCTGAAGGCTGCGGTGTCCGACCGGACGGCCGCTCTCATGGTCAACAACCCGGACGACATGGGTGTGTACAACCCGGAGATGCGTGAGTGGGTACGGGTGGTGCATGAGGCGGGTGGCCTGTGTTTCTACGACAGCGCCAACTTCAACGGCATGATGAGCAAGGTCCGTGCCCGCGAGATCGGCTTCGACGCCTGCATGTTCATGCTCCACAAGACCTTCGGCGCTCCCAAGAGCGGGGTGGGAGGACCGGCCGTCGGTGCTTACGGCTGCTCGGCGGAACTGGCACCCTTCGTGCCGACTCCGGTTGTCGCCCACGACGGTGAGCGTTACTACCTCGATCACGACCGGCCGAAGAGCTGCGGCAAGATCCGCGAGTTCTGGGGCAACGTGCCTGTCGTGCTGAAGGCCTACGCCTGGATCCGCGCCATGGGGGCGGAGGGAGTGGCCGAGGCCTCCGACATCTCCGTCCTCGCCAACAACTACATGGAGCGGGGGCTGCTCGCCATTCGCGGCGTCACCCGCTCGCATCCCGACGCGACCAGCCCCCGCCTGGAAATGACGCGCTACAGCCTGGCCCAGATGAAGGAGGAAACCGGGGTGGACGTCCATGACGTCCAGAACCGCATGACCGACTTCGGTGTGGACGCCATGTGGACCAGCCACGAGCCATGGCTCATACCCGAGCCGTTCACGCCCGAGGCCGGCGAGATGTACGGCAAGGAAGCACTCGACACCTGGATCGCGGTCCTCGCCCGGATATCCGACGAGGCGTACTCCGACCCCGAGATCCTCAAGACCGCGCCGCACAACCAGGCGGTCCACCGCCTGGATCACGAAACGATGGAGGATCCGGCGCGGTGGGCCATGACCTGGCGGGCGTATCTGCGTAAGAGGGCGAACACCGTCACCGAGGGGTGA
- a CDS encoding NADP-dependent oxidoreductase, with protein MRAVRYHEYGGVETLVVEQVPDPRPGPGEIRVRVAAASVNPVDWKVRSGVVREMLPVDLPAIPGRDAAGVVDEIGAGTHGVNVGDRVFGLGGVTGATAELAVLSAWAHTPATWTDEEAACAGLASVTALGGLNALGPLRGRTLLIEGAAGGVGSAAVEIAVAQGATVIGTASERNHEFLTTLGAVPTTYGTGLKDRLATLAPDGVDIALDTAASGSLTDLIAIVGDTSRVSTVADHTNAHRLGVHIANAENDPTLLAAASDLGQQGRYTPRIERTYPLEQTAQAHAYSEAGHTRGKIAVRV; from the coding sequence ATGCGCGCGGTTCGCTATCACGAGTACGGCGGTGTGGAGACGCTTGTGGTCGAGCAGGTGCCCGACCCACGTCCCGGTCCTGGCGAGATCCGCGTCCGTGTCGCGGCAGCCAGCGTCAATCCCGTCGACTGGAAGGTCCGATCCGGAGTGGTGCGCGAGATGTTGCCCGTGGATCTGCCCGCGATCCCTGGACGTGATGCCGCCGGCGTGGTCGACGAGATCGGTGCGGGCACGCACGGAGTGAACGTTGGCGACCGGGTATTCGGGTTGGGCGGCGTCACGGGCGCGACCGCGGAGCTGGCCGTCCTTTCGGCCTGGGCCCACACCCCCGCCACGTGGACCGATGAGGAGGCCGCCTGCGCGGGGCTGGCATCCGTGACCGCGCTGGGCGGACTGAACGCGCTCGGTCCCCTGCGCGGGCGCACCCTACTCATCGAGGGCGCGGCGGGAGGCGTGGGCAGTGCCGCGGTCGAGATCGCGGTGGCCCAGGGCGCGACCGTGATCGGGACGGCCAGCGAGCGCAACCACGAGTTCCTCACCACTCTCGGAGCCGTTCCCACCACCTACGGCACCGGCCTCAAGGATCGCCTCGCCACCCTGGCTCCGGACGGCGTCGACATCGCGCTCGACACCGCGGCCTCCGGATCCCTGACCGATCTCATCGCGATCGTGGGCGATACGTCTCGTGTGTCGACCGTCGCTGACCACACCAACGCGCATCGCCTGGGCGTGCATATTGCCAACGCGGAGAACGACCCCACACTCCTCGCCGCGGCGAGCGACCTCGGCCAGCAGGGCCGCTACACACCGCGGATCGAGCGCACCTACCCACTCGAACAGACCGCACAGGCGCACGCGTACTCCGAGGCCGGACACACCCGGGGAAAGATCGCGGTCCGCGTATAG
- a CDS encoding MerR family transcriptional regulator, which translates to MRIGEVADKTGVSVRALRYYEEQDLLHADRGPGGQRHYADAAVSRVRLIQQLYAAGLPSRVVRDVLPCVDSVEKTAPPALLDQLEAERVRIDQKITDLLAARDRLNDVIAISRDPDSDCSHMR; encoded by the coding sequence GTGCGCATTGGTGAGGTCGCCGACAAGACGGGCGTGAGTGTCCGAGCGCTGCGCTACTACGAGGAACAGGACCTACTCCACGCCGACCGCGGCCCCGGCGGCCAGCGGCACTACGCCGACGCGGCCGTCAGCCGGGTTCGACTGATCCAACAGCTGTACGCCGCGGGCCTGCCGAGCAGAGTGGTTCGCGACGTTCTGCCATGCGTGGACTCGGTCGAGAAGACAGCACCCCCAGCGCTCCTGGACCAACTGGAGGCCGAGCGCGTCCGCATCGACCAGAAGATCACCGACCTGCTCGCGGCGCGTGACCGGCTCAACGACGTGATCGCCATCTCGCGTGACCCTGATTCCGACTGCTCTCACATGCGGTGA
- a CDS encoding aldehyde dehydrogenase family protein, which produces MREQNELYIDGAWRVPIQPSVLELNHPATGEPTGRVTLGGEADVDAAVTAAERAFISYSRTTPRERIALLERVLTEFDDRFEDLVQAVTEEVGAPLPLVRGAHLPTARVQIATAIEILKTYEFTETRGETTIRKEALGVAGLITPWNFPVLQPVGKTVSALAAGCTVVLKPAELTPSSAVILAEIMDAAGVPAGVFNLVTGRGSVAGSALSAHPGVGTVSFTGSVATATQVAIAAAPTVKRVTSELGGKSPHILLPDADFAVAVETAKSWLLATTGQLCSAPSRTLVPRDRVEEFLSVLVPAVEALRVGDPRAEETFMGPLISAEQWDIVQGYIRRGLDEGARLETGGLGKPAGLEAGHFARPTVFSDVDNAMTIAQEEIFGPVMSVIAYDTVEEAIAIANDTPYGLAAYVTSGDLEAANAVAERIRAGYVLINDTDFDWTAPWGGYKRSGNGREFGAAGLGEYLETKVIRG; this is translated from the coding sequence ATGCGCGAGCAGAATGAGCTGTACATCGACGGAGCCTGGCGCGTTCCGATCCAACCCTCGGTTCTGGAGCTGAACCATCCGGCGACGGGGGAGCCCACCGGGCGGGTGACGCTGGGTGGCGAGGCGGACGTCGATGCCGCCGTCACCGCGGCGGAGCGTGCGTTCATCTCCTACTCGCGGACCACTCCGCGGGAGCGCATCGCACTGCTGGAGCGGGTGTTGACGGAGTTCGACGACCGCTTCGAGGATCTGGTACAGGCGGTTACCGAGGAAGTGGGCGCACCCCTGCCTCTGGTTCGTGGTGCGCACCTGCCCACCGCTCGGGTGCAGATCGCCACCGCCATCGAGATTCTCAAGACGTATGAGTTTACGGAGACGCGGGGGGAGACCACGATCCGAAAGGAGGCTCTCGGGGTCGCGGGGCTGATCACCCCGTGGAACTTCCCGGTATTGCAACCCGTTGGCAAGACCGTCTCGGCGCTGGCAGCCGGATGCACGGTGGTCCTCAAACCCGCTGAATTGACCCCGTCCTCCGCGGTCATCCTCGCGGAGATCATGGACGCGGCGGGCGTTCCGGCCGGGGTGTTCAATCTCGTCACCGGCCGCGGTTCCGTCGCCGGCTCGGCCCTGAGCGCGCATCCGGGGGTCGGGACCGTCTCGTTCACCGGTTCCGTCGCGACCGCCACCCAGGTCGCGATCGCCGCCGCGCCGACGGTCAAGCGCGTCACCTCCGAGCTGGGAGGAAAGTCGCCGCACATCCTGCTGCCGGACGCCGATTTCGCGGTGGCGGTGGAGACGGCCAAGTCGTGGCTGCTGGCCACGACAGGCCAACTGTGCAGCGCGCCGAGCCGGACGCTGGTGCCCCGGGACCGGGTGGAGGAGTTCCTGTCGGTCCTGGTCCCCGCCGTCGAGGCCCTGCGCGTGGGCGACCCGCGTGCCGAGGAGACCTTCATGGGGCCGCTGATCTCGGCCGAGCAGTGGGACATCGTCCAGGGCTACATCCGCCGGGGCCTGGACGAGGGCGCCCGCCTGGAGACGGGTGGCCTCGGCAAGCCGGCCGGGCTCGAAGCGGGACACTTCGCCAGACCGACCGTGTTCAGCGATGTCGACAACGCCATGACCATCGCCCAAGAGGAGATCTTCGGCCCGGTGATGTCGGTGATCGCCTATGACACGGTTGAGGAGGCGATCGCGATCGCCAACGACACCCCCTATGGTCTCGCCGCCTACGTGACGAGCGGAGATCTTGAAGCGGCCAACGCTGTCGCGGAGCGTATCCGGGCCGGCTACGTTCTGATCAACGACACCGACTTCGACTGGACGGCGCCCTGGGGCGGCTACAAGCGGTCCGGGAACGGGCGGGAGTTCGGGGCCGCCGGCCTGGGTGAGTACCTGGAGACCAAAGTCATCCGCGGCTGA
- a CDS encoding helix-turn-helix domain-containing protein, whose amino-acid sequence MTELGDYLRSCRAQVSAEDAGITSHGHRRVPGLRREELAMLAGVSVDYVVRLEQGRAKTASPEILAALARALDLRADEEEYLQRCAANPTVSDSPGRVPADPQRVSAATRVLLDSMVGVPALVLGRRMDIVGWNPLATALFTDFRALPPRHRNHVRLAFLDRRVRGLYADWERAAKECVAYLRMDAGRYPEDPELARLVGELSIKDDDFRHWWSTHRVRAQRSGRKEFHHPTAGELTLDFQVLDVRGTPDQTLLTYTAEPRSRSAQALAFLGGWAQTRYAPSSTSPPGASGM is encoded by the coding sequence ATGACCGAACTCGGGGACTACCTACGCTCGTGTCGCGCCCAGGTCAGCGCCGAGGACGCCGGGATCACGAGTCACGGCCACCGCCGCGTCCCTGGGCTGCGCCGCGAGGAGCTCGCCATGCTGGCGGGCGTCAGCGTCGACTACGTCGTGCGCCTCGAGCAGGGCCGTGCGAAAACCGCCTCACCCGAGATCCTCGCCGCCCTCGCACGCGCGCTCGATCTGCGTGCCGACGAGGAGGAGTACCTGCAGCGCTGCGCGGCCAACCCCACAGTCTCGGATTCCCCGGGCCGAGTGCCGGCCGACCCCCAGAGAGTGTCCGCCGCCACCCGGGTCCTGTTGGACAGCATGGTCGGAGTGCCCGCCCTCGTGCTGGGACGTCGGATGGACATCGTCGGTTGGAACCCCTTGGCGACGGCGCTGTTCACGGATTTCCGCGCGCTCCCACCACGGCATCGCAACCACGTCAGGCTGGCGTTCCTCGACCGCCGCGTCCGTGGTCTCTACGCCGACTGGGAGAGAGCGGCGAAAGAGTGCGTCGCCTACCTCCGGATGGACGCTGGCCGGTACCCAGAGGATCCGGAACTGGCCCGTCTCGTCGGTGAGCTGTCCATCAAGGACGACGACTTCCGCCACTGGTGGTCCACCCACCGGGTGCGTGCCCAACGGTCCGGCCGTAAGGAGTTCCACCACCCCACGGCGGGAGAGCTCACGTTGGACTTCCAGGTGCTGGACGTACGCGGCACGCCGGACCAGACGCTGCTCACCTACACCGCCGAACCGCGGTCCCGCTCCGCGCAGGCACTCGCCTTTCTCGGCGGGTGGGCCCAGACGCGCTATGCCCCGTCGTCGACGTCACCGCCCGGTGCGAGCGGAATGTGA
- a CDS encoding helix-turn-helix domain-containing protein has translation MEDDDVLEGVGARLRGFRQTLGLSLAELANRSGISASTISRLERGLVRPGLEQLLALARVYGVPLDELVAAPRVGDPRVHLKAVRKHGLTFIPLGVHAGGLQAFKVIYPPAPKARPPRYNTHPGREWFYVLDGAVHLALADQRTLLKAGEAAEFATMTPHWIANARDDRPAEIIAIYGHQGERIHLTDV, from the coding sequence GTGGAGGACGACGACGTTCTGGAGGGAGTGGGAGCTCGGCTGCGCGGGTTCCGCCAAACGCTGGGATTGAGTCTCGCCGAGCTGGCGAATCGCAGCGGGATCTCCGCCAGTACGATCTCCCGACTCGAGCGCGGCCTGGTGCGCCCCGGACTGGAGCAGCTCCTCGCGCTGGCACGGGTCTACGGGGTGCCGTTGGACGAACTGGTCGCCGCTCCCCGCGTCGGTGACCCTCGCGTTCACCTCAAGGCGGTCCGCAAACACGGCCTCACCTTCATCCCGCTCGGCGTGCACGCGGGCGGGCTCCAAGCCTTCAAGGTGATCTACCCGCCCGCCCCGAAGGCGCGGCCGCCGCGCTACAACACCCATCCAGGACGCGAATGGTTCTACGTCCTGGACGGCGCGGTCCATCTCGCGCTGGCCGACCAACGCACGCTGCTAAAGGCCGGCGAGGCCGCTGAGTTCGCCACGATGACCCCGCACTGGATCGCCAACGCCCGGGACGACCGTCCCGCGGAGATCATCGCCATCTACGGACACCAGGGGGAACGCATACACCTCACCGACGTCTGA
- a CDS encoding class I SAM-dependent methyltransferase, translated as MYDHTPTDFWEDFYASRPTPIQPAPNARLTESVADLTAGDALDLGSGNGGDAIWLARRGWSVTAIDTSPTAVERLNSVASALRLRGSLVAVRGDLEESFPEGGFDLISAHYLHTPLGLDRVRVLRTAAGALHPGGHLLVVDHGSTVPWSWNRDPDARFPHPEEVYEELELDPALWTPERVEAVQRTATGPGGQTAVVTDHVLLIRRTVH; from the coding sequence ATGTACGACCACACGCCGACGGACTTCTGGGAGGACTTCTACGCCTCCCGACCAACGCCCATCCAGCCGGCACCGAACGCGCGCCTGACGGAGTCGGTCGCCGACCTGACGGCCGGCGACGCACTGGATCTGGGCTCCGGCAACGGGGGAGACGCGATCTGGCTGGCCCGCCGGGGGTGGAGCGTCACGGCCATCGACACGTCCCCCACAGCGGTCGAGCGCCTCAACAGCGTGGCCTCCGCGCTGCGTCTCCGTGGCTCGCTCGTCGCCGTTCGCGGTGACCTCGAGGAGTCCTTCCCGGAGGGCGGGTTCGACCTGATCAGCGCTCATTACCTGCACACGCCGCTCGGCCTGGACCGAGTGCGCGTGCTGCGGACCGCCGCTGGTGCGCTCCACCCCGGGGGGCACCTGCTGGTGGTCGACCATGGTTCCACCGTCCCCTGGTCCTGGAACCGCGACCCCGACGCGCGGTTCCCGCACCCGGAGGAGGTCTACGAGGAACTCGAACTGGATCCGGCGCTGTGGACACCCGAGAGGGTGGAGGCCGTCCAACGCACCGCGACCGGTCCCGGTGGTCAGACCGCGGTGGTCACGGACCATGTACTGCTCATCCGACGTACCGTCCACTGA
- a CDS encoding DinB family protein has product MIKPARQDRRRDAPPPRTRNTEVEVLRGFLDYLRASMAAKVEGTPEPDVRTAQVPSGTTLLGLLNHLTNVERSMFLGVTVTDWPATFQAPTWDTGTDVVTRYREVVEEVNLVLDRCVDLSAPVPRPDSGRAAPSLRWALTHMIEETGRHAGHADILRELIDGTTGR; this is encoded by the coding sequence ATGATCAAGCCCGCCCGCCAGGACCGGCGCCGCGATGCTCCACCCCCGAGGACCAGGAACACTGAGGTGGAGGTGCTGCGCGGCTTCCTCGACTACCTTCGCGCCTCGATGGCGGCCAAGGTCGAGGGGACGCCCGAACCCGACGTTCGGACGGCTCAGGTCCCTTCGGGCACCACCCTGCTCGGCCTCCTGAACCACCTCACGAACGTGGAGCGCTCGATGTTCCTCGGAGTGACCGTCACCGACTGGCCGGCGACGTTCCAGGCACCGACCTGGGACACCGGTACGGATGTCGTCACCCGGTACCGGGAGGTCGTCGAGGAGGTGAACCTGGTCCTGGACAGGTGTGTCGATCTCTCCGCGCCGGTCCCTCGACCCGATTCCGGACGTGCCGCGCCGAGCCTGCGCTGGGCCCTGACCCACATGATCGAAGAGACCGGCCGCCACGCCGGCCACGCCGACATCCTCCGGGAACTGATCGACGGCACCACGGGCCGCTGA
- a CDS encoding Rid family hydrolase — protein sequence MTVELSTPEGMFQPVPYHHVSVATGRRHVHVAGQIARDEHANPLAPGDIAGQIAHALRNTAKGLAGAGASFSDVVRLRFYVTNWEPELYTEFMAGIESVMEELRIPRPLPPLSCIGVDYLFEPDVLVEVEAEALLD from the coding sequence ATGACCGTTGAACTCTCCACCCCGGAGGGAATGTTCCAGCCGGTTCCCTATCACCACGTCTCGGTGGCCACAGGCCGCCGCCATGTTCACGTGGCGGGCCAGATCGCCCGAGACGAGCACGCGAACCCGCTGGCACCCGGCGACATCGCGGGGCAGATCGCCCACGCCCTGCGTAACACCGCAAAGGGTCTGGCAGGGGCGGGAGCCAGCTTCTCCGACGTGGTGCGCCTGCGGTTCTATGTCACCAACTGGGAGCCAGAGCTGTACACCGAGTTCATGGCCGGTATCGAAAGCGTCATGGAGGAACTCCGCATCCCGAGGCCGCTGCCACCGCTGTCCTGCATCGGCGTGGATTACCTGTTCGAACCCGACGTGCTGGTGGAAGTCGAAGCCGAAGCGCTGCTCGACTGA
- a CDS encoding winged helix-turn-helix transcriptional regulator, translating to MDETTPPEDSHSQITSAHRELLDQVLDKWSLLVLDRLCEGPRRFNGLRRSIPGVAQKSLTASLRRLERNGMVERVVIHTRPVAVEYRISALGRTLQDLIDALLLWTTTHMTEVDNARNRFDAALDT from the coding sequence ATGGACGAAACCACCCCTCCCGAGGATTCCCACTCCCAGATCACCAGTGCGCACCGTGAGCTGCTGGACCAAGTGTTGGACAAGTGGTCCCTGCTGGTGCTGGACCGGCTCTGCGAAGGCCCCCGGCGTTTCAACGGTTTGCGGCGCTCGATCCCCGGGGTCGCCCAGAAGTCGCTGACGGCCTCGCTTCGCCGCCTGGAGCGCAACGGCATGGTGGAGCGCGTGGTCATTCACACTCGACCGGTCGCCGTGGAGTACCGCATCTCGGCCCTCGGGCGAACACTGCAGGATCTGATCGACGCGCTGCTGCTGTGGACGACCACCCACATGACCGAGGTCGACAACGCTCGGAATCGCTTCGACGCCGCACTCGACACCTAG
- a CDS encoding zinc-binding dehydrogenase, with the protein MMFARVRSFFVSRRLRVDSAGPMRTLWHNAPCGMSCQNVRMHALVADPAALGGCRLSDVPTPRPSASETLVKVAFASVNPTDLHRAQHAPPGSVLGYEGAGTIERAAADGSGPPVGARVTGLGSSGTWAEFTSMPTSQLAVIPAGVDVEGAATLPIAGVSALRALRALGPVLGRRLLVTGATGAVGAFAVQLAAAAGVSEVIATARNPAAFPRLRELGASTVVDSLTAELGPVHGVVDNVGGPTLAQAFRLTAANATVVSVGRASGEDTVLASEDLMGDWGRSGRAIRTFFLPEEGAELGDDIGFLLRLANEGRLHPRVNHREDLPGELTLLRGGEWPGKLVLRLHTP; encoded by the coding sequence ATGATGTTCGCTCGTGTTCGGAGCTTCTTCGTCTCTCGGAGACTCCGCGTGGACTCGGCAGGACCCATGCGCACATTGTGGCATAACGCGCCATGTGGCATGTCATGCCAGAATGTGCGTATGCATGCTCTAGTCGCCGATCCCGCAGCATTGGGTGGATGCCGTCTCTCTGACGTTCCCACGCCTCGTCCCAGCGCCTCTGAAACGCTCGTCAAGGTCGCGTTCGCGTCAGTGAATCCGACTGATCTGCACCGAGCCCAGCACGCCCCGCCCGGGTCAGTGCTCGGTTATGAAGGCGCAGGGACGATCGAAAGGGCCGCGGCGGACGGTTCGGGTCCACCCGTGGGTGCTCGTGTCACCGGTCTTGGGTCGAGTGGCACGTGGGCCGAATTCACCTCGATGCCGACCAGTCAGCTCGCGGTAATACCCGCCGGAGTGGACGTGGAAGGGGCTGCGACCCTGCCGATCGCCGGTGTCTCGGCACTACGAGCCCTGCGCGCTCTTGGCCCTGTCCTCGGACGGCGACTTCTGGTGACCGGAGCGACGGGTGCGGTGGGGGCGTTTGCCGTGCAACTCGCCGCTGCTGCTGGCGTGTCGGAAGTTATCGCCACCGCTCGGAACCCGGCCGCGTTTCCACGCCTGCGGGAACTCGGCGCGAGCACCGTGGTGGATAGTCTCACCGCCGAGCTTGGTCCCGTGCACGGCGTCGTCGACAACGTCGGGGGCCCTACTCTGGCGCAGGCCTTCAGGCTGACAGCGGCCAACGCGACGGTGGTCTCGGTGGGTCGGGCCAGCGGTGAGGATACCGTCCTTGCCTCCGAGGATCTCATGGGCGACTGGGGGCGCTCGGGTCGCGCCATCCGGACGTTCTTCTTGCCCGAGGAAGGCGCGGAACTCGGCGACGACATCGGCTTCCTGCTCCGACTCGCGAACGAGGGACGGTTGCACCCGAGGGTCAACCACCGGGAGGACCTGCCAGGCGAACTCACGCTTCTGCGCGGCGGAGAATGGCCCGGCAAGCTGGTGCTGCGACTTCACACGCCCTGA